One segment of Deinococcus sp. Leaf326 DNA contains the following:
- a CDS encoding response regulator yields MTALRVLLVDDNPADLLLAQEVFQDHPDVQLVLFQRGAEALDYLQHHEGRLPDVILLDISMPVMTGFELLEKIKRDNVLLHIPVVMLTTSSHPGDVEQAYTLHANSYLVKSESFPEFMGQVDTFVNYWQQNRLMYRAHQPG; encoded by the coding sequence ATGACCGCCCTGCGTGTGCTCCTTGTGGACGACAATCCCGCCGATCTCCTCCTGGCCCAGGAGGTGTTTCAGGACCACCCGGACGTGCAGCTCGTCCTCTTCCAGCGCGGCGCCGAGGCGCTGGACTACCTTCAGCACCACGAGGGCCGCCTGCCTGACGTGATCCTGCTCGACATCAGCATGCCGGTGATGACCGGGTTCGAGCTGCTCGAGAAGATCAAACGCGACAACGTGCTGCTGCACATTCCGGTGGTGATGCTCACGACCTCCTCGCATCCGGGGGACGTCGAGCAGGCCTATACCCTGCACGCCAACTCCTACCTCGTGAAGTCCGAGAGCTTTCCCGAATTCATGGGTCAGGTCGACACTTTCGTGAACTACTGGCAGCAGAACCGCCTGATGTACCGCGCCCACCAGCCGGGCTGA
- a CDS encoding response regulator: MDGLHILLVDDSPGELLLAQEAFAAHAGAVRLTTFPDARGAMAWLRAAPGDLPDLILADVNLPGLSGLDWLRSLKEDPALQHIPVIVMSVAAPPKQIAEAYALRASGYLPKAPGFREFQSQIDALVGFWSRCVFARPVASPTTER; encoded by the coding sequence ATGGACGGCCTACACATCCTCTTGGTCGACGACAGTCCAGGCGAACTGCTCCTGGCGCAGGAGGCCTTCGCGGCCCACGCCGGCGCCGTGCGCCTGACCACCTTCCCAGACGCGCGCGGCGCGATGGCGTGGCTGCGCGCCGCGCCCGGCGACCTGCCCGACCTGATTCTGGCCGACGTGAATCTGCCGGGCCTGAGCGGCCTGGACTGGCTGCGTTCGCTCAAGGAAGATCCGGCGCTGCAGCACATTCCGGTGATCGTGATGTCGGTGGCCGCCCCCCCGAAGCAGATCGCCGAGGCCTACGCGCTGCGGGCGAGCGGGTATCTGCCCAAGGCGCCGGGCTTCCGCGAGTTTCAGAGCCAGATCGATGCCCTGGTGGGGTTCTGGAGTCGCTGCGTATTCGCGCGGCCGGTGGCCTCTCCCACCACCGAGCGGTAG
- a CDS encoding response regulator has translation MKQLRVLLVDDNPEDIFLAREVFQEHEAQVDLVTCQSAPDALDYLRRHAEVAYLPDVVLLDINMPGMSGFELLRALKDDRSLSHIPVVMLTTSGHPKDVQEAYTLHASSYLMKSENFQAFMEQIDAFVTYWQRNRLRHWPQR, from the coding sequence ATGAAGCAGTTGCGTGTGCTGTTGGTAGACGACAATCCCGAGGATATTTTCCTGGCCCGGGAAGTCTTTCAGGAGCACGAGGCACAGGTGGACCTCGTCACCTGCCAGAGCGCCCCCGACGCGCTGGATTATCTGCGCCGTCACGCCGAAGTGGCGTACCTGCCCGACGTGGTGCTGCTGGACATCAACATGCCCGGTATGAGCGGCTTCGAGCTGCTGCGCGCCCTCAAGGACGACCGCTCGCTCTCGCACATTCCGGTGGTCATGCTCACCACGTCGGGCCACCCGAAGGACGTGCAGGAGGCGTATACCCTCCACGCGAGCTCGTACCTCATGAAGTCCGAGAACTTCCAGGCCTTCATGGAACAGATCGACGCCTTCGTGACCTACTGGCAGCGCAACCGCCTGCGGCACTGGCCCCAGCGCTGA